GTGTTCATTTCTGGTGATTCGGCTGGTGGGAACATTGCGCATAATGCGGCAGTACGGTTAGGTGCTGGTTCGAAGAGTTTAGGACCAGTTCGAGTTAGGGGGTATGTTCTTTTGGCACCTTTCTTTGGTGGGGTTCAGCTGACTGAATTCGAAAAACATGGTCCCAAAGATGCTTTCTTGAACTGGGAACTTATTGACAGGTTCACTACTTCATTTTACAACCGTACTCTCTTTTGAACATATAATTTTTTATCGAGTGATGTTCCTTATACCACTAAATAGGCTAActttgtgttgtagctcatgtgttAGTGGTCTACCTCTCTTAGTTAAAAGTCGggagttcgactcccgtggggtgcaacagtgcacacaaggttgccccttaACCCTTGAATTCTAACACACATGTTGAAAACATTAAGTTCAACATAATAAATCATTAAATAATTTGATCGACATCAAAGAAAGTAAAGAAGCTATAATCCTTTTGTTAAAAATTGGAGGCTAACCCTCAAACTAATTTTTGTAAATGTTGGGGAACAATAAAATCCATTATGATACTGCCAAAccgtaattttttttaaaaagagaGGATTATTTGATTGTACCGACAACAAATAAATCCAAATCAAAATTTGTTTGGTCAGTTACTTTATCATATTCAATCTTTATGGATCAAATACTTCATCCACCGAAACATTATCACGGTGGCTTTTAtctttaaatatacatatattttattttgatTTGTATGTATTTTCTGTACCAATACAGACAACACTAATCTTATGATCAATTCATTATCTTATGATCATTAGGACGTAAATTCAACATTGCTCTAATACTAGATGTTGAGTTAATACAtcataacatacatgatctacatcatAATCACTAGAGCCGTCCCGTTAAAATTATGGGCCCTGTACAGAAAATACAAACGGCCATTTGTATAAAGCGacgaacatatataaatataatttaatatgataaataataataaaggaaACAATTGTAATTACACGAATACGGATTAGGGAACCGCGTCTGAACATCTATGTACTATATTTCGTAGTTTATATttctttaattaaaaattatggatGAATTAATGGGCTGGTCACTATATATAATAACCGTTGAGTTTTTCTTGGGCCTCTAAGAATTATGGGCCCTGTGCGATGTCATACTTAGCACATGCTCAAATCCGCCCTTTATAATCACATCATGATAAGAACATGAAAGTAGACTTACTTGATTGTAGAACCGATCAAGATTGAATGATGAAGTCATAAGAGATTTTCGATTCAAATATTAATGTCATGAATCCGACGGAGGGATTTTCTCTCAAGTTATTGGTGTTCTTGAGAGATCTCATAATTTGACATCATATTGAGAAAATGACCACTTCCCATATATTTATAGTTATGGCGGTTATTTTCATCAAATAACCGCCAGAAGTTAGTTTGGGTATAAGTTGTCATTATGGCAAACATGAGGGTGTAAATGGTAAAAGGGCACAAACATTAAGGATTATTCTAACACAGTAGACTTTTGTATCCATTTCTTCCCATTTACTTCATTTTGAATCCGTTTTATCCCACAATAAAAACAAAACTTATTTCACGTATTTTGAGCTGGTACCCAAATGACCTATTCGTTTATCTTGCTACCTCTAATAATGATGATTAGTACTGTTATAATTTAACTATAATAATGATGATTAGTACTGTTATAATTTAACTATGGATTGTGGATGTGTTGGTAAGGTTTTGGAGGTTATCGATTCCGGATGGAGACACAATGGACCACCCTCTAGTGAACCCGTTTGGACCAGTTAGCTTGGATCTTGAACCAGTGAAGCTAGATCCAATGTTAGTTGTTTGTGGTGGTTGTGATCTATTGAGAGACAGGGCTAAAGACTATGCAGATAGATTGAAGAGTTGGGGGAAGGATGTGAAGTATGTTGAGTTTGACGGTCAGCAACATGGGTTCTTCACCATTAATCCAAATTCAGAACCATCCATTGAATTAATGCAAACTATCAGAGATTTCATCACTCAATATTCTACTT
This genomic window from Rutidosis leptorrhynchoides isolate AG116_Rl617_1_P2 chromosome 2, CSIRO_AGI_Rlap_v1, whole genome shotgun sequence contains:
- the LOC139892903 gene encoding strigolactones hydrolase CXE15-like, giving the protein MALREVDDCRGVLKVYSDGSIWRSPEPSFKVPVIDDGSVLWKDVVFDHANNLSLRLYKPALATCKKLPIFYYIHGGGFCIGSRTWPNCQNYCFKLALSLQAVIVAADYRLAPENRLHLAVEDGFMSIKWLRSQAVATEPDQWLVDSADFSRVFISGDSAGGNIAHNAAVRLGAGSKSLGPVRVRGYVLLAPFFGGVQLTEFEKHGPKDAFLNWELIDRFWRLSIPDGDTMDHPLVNPFGPVSLDLEPVKLDPMLVVCGGCDLLRDRAKDYADRLKSWGKDVKYVEFDGQQHGFFTINPNSEPSIELMQTIRDFITQYST